From one Rattus norvegicus strain BN/NHsdMcwi chromosome 7, GRCr8, whole genome shotgun sequence genomic stretch:
- the Smim45 gene encoding small integral membrane protein 45 isoform X1, whose translation MPHFLDWFVPVYLVISVLILVGFGACIYYFEPGLQEAHKWRMQRPLVDRDLRKTLMVRDNLAFGGPEV comes from the coding sequence ATGCCGCACTTTCTGGACTGGTTTGTGCCCGTCTACCTGGTCATCTCCGTCCTAATCCTGGTGGGCTTTGGAGCCTGCATCTACTACTTCGAACCTGGCCTGCAGGAGGCGCACAAGTGGCGCATGCAGCGCCCCCTGGTGGACCGTGATCTCCGCAAGACGCTGATGGTGCGGGACAACCTGGCTTTCGGAGGCCCAGAAGTCTGA